From one Kwoniella shandongensis chromosome 4, complete sequence genomic stretch:
- a CDS encoding calcium/proton exchanger, translating into MSQPSTNESDSGPESASSPTPTIRNPSSSPLAAPSASQVFADMIKSSADAPSTPGAGPSDGGAGLEAPEMSRTGSATLQQQELGKGRPSRGDGTNNESSQQPSSSLAPTPTPASPTSQFRSPLSPGRASSIHSFTTATEDDEYYDYAAGPQTAGATESTPRGSGGLAGSQRGPPHTGFGSSFGSPNAFFNPQTNNNGSMPRPARQTRYNTSTAHPASHPVNFQSVPSGSMSRSASRARPPLISRDSAGILRARGEDDDDLRDRGAELIKERQRERKARRKRHQLEQEQRRLAGESDGITPESSAPPTGMPGDTFLSQQGRGTARSVSRSRHASADRRRYASETGGYFPYHGTDGSATPREGGLSPREEFRAPSIYSSTADDDEDDATQSLVGEIVQDVVEEETGGDRDDDEEDEEDEEGEGGGDDEGVTLRDRQDAINIEHPFGLPIWKPALYRKSRSVTRNAESALHAIPSAAAQRHLLPGNILWVILFGWWLALACFGVALLVSGAEVLGGGRGGYGKTLRGLAWYIGWPFGKYVEGEGAPEEEHEEDGDTEQGNGGLGYGTWENGNGSPRGRSERHRHPSDGSSSNVTVRNARGESISHDYALPDDPRPQLGATTPSTSTIRPGDHDRRETTVSFAPEVQVKANSTLRGYTPNGKAKPDERAPLLGTKSSSGGGSGFRRPRNKRAKFLGRLIYWPGFFLIVAPSMLFVCVLCWGFVITIPMAKLTWELLTLLWARPLEINFRSAPKVPVPTPSPHGSPQSGEGSGSTTLAGDGSPSGFTMRRAHLTAGQVAPTSGPKSTVLLCTYRAVGLQYYKYTVGGVNILFINLLPLVFFTIIDGLLLLPAVERKEHHGLPITPLLRFLTSQALIFVLALASVIPLSYFIGMAVASISAQSSIGMGAVINATFGSIIEIILYGIALTQGKGRLVEGSIVGSILAGVLLMPGASMCSGAFKRKEQKFNAKSAGVTSTMLIMAIIGTLTPTMFYQTYGTFELHCEGCPDPTQDSPGMSPLPNGLHTNDAWMCNHCHYEHPNPEIDPFYQENVKTLMYCCAAILLFSYLIGLWFSLRTHAAQIWQNPQQLMKSDDAAGAIGAGHPAVKATLAQRITPGAVMQHVLPMHTQGQNLKSTTASPAQPSRSGSPRISTFRLPGHPSSLRNPMAEAPEAEGEALGLGPESARTTSANFNLPAGYTPFLESVDRDVKSASSHLTPMRLPSTLTTEDFTRAVAVATVSALRHQGSIIGAGSQTGSAQKARAIPNDTSGAGAGHIGTLKPAAAVAGDDEEEEGGGHDAPSWTRGVSAGVLLGCTLLYAIIAEILVDVVDVVLQGSGIDEKFLGLTLFALVPNTTEFMNAMSFALNGNIALSMEIGSAYALQVCLLQIPAMVAFSAFWKPEKMGDIVDTFTLIFPRWDVIAIILSIFLLTYTYIEARSNYHRGSILVLAYVVLIMGFYYAPPRNQNDTDAGMVLGPDSMETVKAGFGTTLTKLWA; encoded by the exons ATGTCCCAACCCTCAACCAACGAGTCTGACTCAGGTCCCGAGTCTGCTTCATCGCCAACACCAACCATTCgcaatccctcttcttccccccTCGCCGCCCCAAGCGCATCACAAGTCTTCGCAGATATGATCAAATCCTCCGCCGATGCACCTTCAACGCCTGGAGCAGGACCTAGCGATGGTGGAGCGGGCTTGGAGGCCCCGGAGATGTCAAGGACGGGGAGCGCGACTCTGCAACAGCAGGAATTGGGCAAGGGTAGACCATCCAGAGGCGACGGTACCAATAATGAATCG TCACAACAACCTTCGTCCTCACTGGCGCCGACCCCAACCCCTGCTTCCCCAACCTCCCAATTCCGATCACCCCTTTCCCCTGGCCGAGCATCATCGATACACTCCTTCACCACTGCgaccgaggacgatgaaTATTACGACTATGCTGCGGGTCCTCAAACTGCCGGCGCGACCGAATCGACCCCTCGAGGAAGTGGTGGTCTCGCCGGTAGTCAAAGAGGACCTCCTCATACTGGCTTTGGAAGCAGTTTCGGTTCTCCAAACGCGTTCTTCAATCCGCAGACGAACAATAACGGTAGTATGCCACGACCAGCGAGACAGACTAGGTACAACACCAGCACAGCTCATCCGGCGAGTCATCCTGTCAACTTTCAATCGGTTCCCAGCGGATCGATGTCACGGTCAGCTTCTCGTGCAAGGCCGCCACTGATCTCTCGAGACAGTGCTGGAATTCTGAGAGCGCGTggggaagacgatgatgatttgaGAGATCGAGGTGCGGAACTCATCAAGGAGAGGCAGAGGGAACGCAAAGCTCGTCGTAAGAGACACCAGCTGGAGCAAGAACAACGGCGTCTTGCTGGAGAATCAGACGGAATCACACCCGAAAGTAGTGCGCCTCCCACAGGGATGCCAGGAGACACCTTCCTTTCTCAACAAGGTCGAGGGACCGCTCGATCAGTCTCTCGATCGCGTCATGCGAGTGCTGATCGTCGAAGATATGCGAGCGAGACCGGCGGTTATTTCCCCTATCACGGTACAGACGGCTCGGCAACACCTCGAGAAGGTGGCTTGAGCCCTCGAGAAGAATTCAGAGCGCCGTCAATCTACTCGAGTacagcagatgatgatgaggatgacgcGACTCAAAGCTTAGTAGGGGAGATTGTACAGGAtgttgtggaggaggaaaccGGAGGCGACcgggatgacgatgaagaagacgaggaggacgaggaaggcgaGGGTGgtggcgatgatgaaggagtgACTCTCCGAGACCGACAAGAT GCTATCAACATCGAGCATCCCTTTGGTCTGCCAATCTGGAAACCCGCTCTTTACCGAAAGTCCCGATCAGTCACTCGAAATGCCGAGTCCGCGCTCCACGCCATACCGTCGGCCGCAGCGCAGCGACATCTTCTCCCTGGCAATATCCTTTGGGTAATCCTATTTGGCTGGTGGCTTGCCCTTGCGTGCTTCGGCGTCGCTCTGCTTGTCAGCGGCGCAGAAGTCCtcggtggaggtcgaggcggaTACGGCAAGACTCTTCGAGGTTTGGCATGGTATATCGGGTGGCCATTCGGTAAATAtgttgagggtgaaggcGCGCCTGAAGAAGAGcacgaggaagatggcgacACTGAGCAGGGAAATGGTGGCCTCGGATACGGCACATGGGAGAACGGCAATGGATCGCCCAGagggaggagcgagagacatCGACATCCGTCAGACGGGTCTTCCTCAAACGTTACAGTACGAAACGCTCGAGGCGAATCCATATCTCACGACTACGCACTACCGGATGACCCACGACCGCAACTTGGCGCGACCACGCCCTCGACAAGCACCATTCGCCCAGGGGATCACGATCGTCGCGAAACAACAGTATCGTTTGCGCCCGAGGTACAAGTGAAGGCGAATAGTACCCTACGTGGGTACACACCCAACGGCAAAGCAAAGCCGGACGAACGAGCCCCTCTGCTTGGTACTAAGTCCAgcagtggaggtggaagcggaTTCCGAAGACCGAGAAATAAACGTGCCAAGTTCCTTGGGCGTCTTATATATTGGCCcggcttcttcctcatcgttgCGCCGTCAATGCTGTTCGTTTGTGTACTGTGTTGGGGCTttgtcatcaccattccTATGGCGAAGTTGACATGGGAATTGCTCACTCTGTTGTGGGCTCGACCTCTCGAAATCAACTTCCGCTCGGCTCCTAAAGTTCCCGTCCCTACTCCATCCCCTCATGGATCGCCTCAGAGCGGGGAAGGCTCAGGATCGACCACATTAGCGGGCGATGGATCTCCTTCCGGTTTCACCATGCGACGAGCACACTTGACAGCTGGTCAAGTTGCACCTACTTCTGGACCAAAGTCTACAGTCTTACTTTGTACCTATCGAGCTGTCGGCTTACAGTACTACAAGTATACTGTTGGCGGTGTTAACATCCTTTTCATCAACCTACTCcctctcgtcttcttcaccatcatcgacggtCTGCTGCTTCTCCCGGCCGTCGAACGCAAAGAACATCATGGACTTCCCATTACACCGCTGTTGCGCTTCCTTACATCTCAAGCCCTCATCTTTGTGCTCGCCTTGGCCTCAGTCATTCCTTTGTCCTACTTCATCGGTATGGCTGTCGCATCCATCTCTGCTCAGTCGAGTATTGGGATGGGAGCAGTCATCAACGCGACTTTCGGTTCGATCATTGAAATCATCCTATACGGCATTGCCTTGACTCAAGGAAAAGGACGTCTGGTCGAGGGGTCCATCGTTGGTAGTATCTTGGCAGGAGTGCTTCTAATGCCTGGCGCCAGTATGTGCTCTGGAGCTTTCAAGAGGAAAGAGCAGAAGTTCAATGCGAAGAGTGCGGGAGTCACCAGTACCATGTTGATCATGGCTATTATCGGCACTCTTACTCCTACAATGTTTTACCAAACATACGGAACG TTCGAGTTACACTGCGAAGGCTGCCCTGACCCAACGCAGGACAGTCCCGGCATGAGTCCTTTGCCCAATGGGCTCCATACAAATGACGCGTGGATGTGCAACCACTGCCACTACGAGCATCCGAATCCGGAAATCGATCCTTTCTACCAAGAAAACGTGAAGACGCTCATGTACTGTTGTGCCGcgatccttctcttc TCATACCTCATTGGTCTTTGGTTCTCACTCCGAACACACGCTGCGCAGATCTGGCAGAATCCTCAACAGCTCATGAAATCTGATGATGCTGCTGGCGCGATCGGAGCGGGCCACCCTGCGGTTAAGGCGACTTTGGCGCAACGTATCACCCCTGGCGCGGTGATGCAACATGTCCTGCCTATGCACACACAAGGCCAAAACCTCAAATCAACGACAGCTAGCCCAGCACAACCTTCTCGAAGCGGATCACCTAGGATCAGTACTTTCCGTCTTCCTGGTCACCCCAGTTCACTACGAAACCCCATGGCTGAGGCTCCAGAAGCAGAGGGCGAGGCTTTGGGCTTGGGACCTGAATCCgcaagaacaacaagcgCAAACTTCAACCTTCCAGCTGGATACACGCCATTCCTCGAATCAGTTGACAGGGATGTGAAGTCGGCTTCTTCGCACCTCACTCCGATGCGACTTCCGTCAACTTTGACTACCGAAGACTTCACTCGAGCAGTAGCAGTGGCAACGGTCAGTGCCCTGAGGCATCAGGGATCGATCATCGGTGCTGGGTCGCAGACTGGATCTGCGCAAAAAGCAAGGGCTATCCCGAACGACACGTCTGGAGCAGGTGCGGGACACATTGGAACGCTTaaacctgctgctgctgtcgCTGgggacgacgaagaggaagagggtggcGGTCATGATGCGCCAAGCTGGACAAGAGGAGTCAGTGCTGGAGTCTTGTTGGGATGTACATTGCTGTATGCCATCATTGCGG AGATCCTTGTCGacgttgtcgatgtcgttctCCAGGGATCTGGTATCGATGAGAAGTTCTTGGGGTTGACGCTGTTCGCCTTGGTTCCTAACACCACCGAGTTCATGAACGCCATGTCGTTCGCCCTGAATGGTAACATTGCGTTGAG TATGGAGATCGGTTCGGCGTATGCGCTTCAAGTGTGTCTCCTGCAGATTCCAGCCATGGTCGCATTCAGCGCCTTCTGGAAGCctgagaagatgggagatatTGTCGATACATTCAC ACTGATCTTCCCTCGTTGGGATGTCATTGCGATCATCTTATCGATCTTCCTGCTCACTTATACGTATATCGAAGCGAGGAGTAATTACCACAGAGGATCGATTTTGGTTCTAGC CTATGTTGTCCTTATCATGGGTTTCTACTACGCGCCTCCCAGGAATCAAAATGATACGGACGCAGGTATGGTCCTGGGACCGGATAGTATGGAGACTGTGAAAGCTGGCTTTGGTACGACTTTGACAAAGCTATGGGCGTAG